TAGCTTTGAGTCCCAGCACTTTCACCGCATATTCCAATTCTGCGATCGCCTCTTCGGGCGTATTCATGGGAATAGCGGCAATGGGTGTTAAGCGATCGCTATAAGAGCGGAAAATATCAGCGTGATACGTGTTAGTTGCACGACAAACAGCTCGCCGCATCTCTTCATTGCCGATGTGTGGAGCCATCGTTGCCAAGTTGGGGTACACAACGGCAAAGTCTGTACCAGCTTCTTGCAAGCGTTCGTGCAGCAACTTCGGCAAACTAACGGTGGCTAAATTTAAAGCGTCGTTAGTGGGACGAGTCCAGAAAGGAGGGCGGGCGGTGCGGTAAGTGCGGCGTTCATCCCAAGATTGCTTAAACCATTTAGAGCGAGATGCACCGGGTAAGTGTTCTTGAAAACGCTGTGCGATGCCTTCGGCAAGAGCAAAGCTCAACGCAGTTCCAGCAACTTGCTCTAAATAATCCAAGAATGCTGGGGGAAACTCTTGGGTATGCACATCGGTGTCAATGATCGGATAACCTAGTTTTTCCCGAATTTGAGCAGACTTGGTTTTTCTGGGACGGTCTAATGCAATAGTCATAGGTTCTACCTGATTTTTCAATTGGATTGGGTAGATAGTCAATGCTGATTCAGAAGGTTGTTTACTCTCTTCTCAACAGCAATTCTTTTGAAGAAGTTGGGATTTTTCTTTATATGTGGCGTGATTAGTAAAGATAAAATCTCGAAAATCAGCTTCACTGATAATTTCCTTCTCCATAAATTCTCTCTGCGTTCTCTGCGCCTCTGTGGTTCGTTAAAAAAACTTTAATCAACAAGATAAATAAAATTAATGCGGCTGTTCATTAACAACCCAATCTGTTAATTTAAAGTCCGACTTTGCTAAACCCTGCGAGACTAAAAATTTCTTCGTCCCCTCTAAAAGTTTCACTCCCTCGGCTGGTAATGGTTCTTCTGATACCTGTTTGAGTGGGAACGATACTTTTATAATATCGATGGGATATTTAGTAATTTGAGCATGATACTGATAATCTTCTTCAGAATTAGCTTTTAAATCCTTCGCTGCTTCTGTCATGTCAGAATTGCATTAAATTTTTCTGGGAAATCAGGCTGTTTCACCAGAAAACTTTCAGTTGCGACAACTAATGATGTCCCTGATAGACCCTGATGATTTGCAGAAGAATCAATCACTGGAAACCCTTGCGATTTCAAATAAGGCCCCATATCGCTAGACGTTGCATAAGCTGCTACATCACCACGTTCTAAAGCCGCTTTTGCCTCAGTAGTCATCAAGTGGACAACTTTTACATCTTTGGCAATTTTAGCTTCAGCTAATAGACCCAGCAGGTATCTATGCATATAAGAACCTTTTTTAGTAGCTATTTTTTGACCCTTAAGTTCAGCAAGCGATCGCGGCCCATTTTTTTTCGCCACCAACCAGGCGGTTGTATTAAATTGGCTAATCCTTAACAACCGGGTTTCCTGACCCCTAGCTTTCAAAACTATGGCTGGTGTATCCCCTAAAGAACCAACATCTAATTGTCCAGCGACAAGCGCCTCATTTAGATTCGGCCCATTAGGAAACCTTGCAAAAGTAATGTTTTTAAATCCTGCTTTTTGCAACTCACGATCTAAAATTCCTTTTTTCTTGGCCCAACCCAGCGATCCTGTAGGTTCTGAATTACCTACATAACCTATTCGTAGGGTAGAAATGTTGTTAGATGCAACAGCATTATTCACATTAATAGCCTCAATGGATTGAGCAGATTTAGTTTTGTCTTGGCTACACGCTGTAGTTAGTAGCAGTAGAATACAAGCCACTGAGGTTGATAATCTGGAAGTAAATTTATTTTTACTGATAGAACCTGTTCCTACTTTGAACGACAGCATGACTTTTTTCTCCGCCGTACTATACGCCGTGTGTAACTTTCTCTCAGACCTAACCCCAACCCCTTCCCTACAAGGGAAGGGGAGCAAGAATCAAAGCCTCTCTACCTGTGCTGTGGGGGCTGCGGTGTATACACAAGTCTGAAATACCTGATGAATCTGGATTTTACCCCACCCTAACCCTCCCCTTGGAAACGGGAGGGAACTAGATTTCCTATTTCCCCCCTTTATAAGGGGGGATTAAGGGGGGTAATTCGAGTTGTGTAACACCGTAGCCCTGTGGGGGAGAGGAATGGAAGCAGGTTTCTAAGGATAAGTTGCACATTGCATTACTATTTCATCTGCTTCAGAATTTGGAATGTTTGATCCGCTTTTGCTGTTGATGTACGTTTGTGTCCCCAACCGATTTTTTCCCGATAACTACCCAGTAGCCCAACTTGTGCCAATTCTGCCTCGTTGACTGAAGCCGTCACATCGCTTTCTGGTGCAACATAAAGAGCATCAACTGGACAATACAATTCGCACATATAACAGGTTTGGCAGTCACTCTGTCGAGCAATGGTTGGCGGCGCATCAGCTATACGGTCAAACACGTTGGTTGGACAAATATTCACGCAGATATTACATTTTATGCACCGCGATTCGCTGACCAACTCAATCACACTGCTGCTCCTATTTTAGATAAAGGCTTTTCTGTACTTAGTGGCTGATTCTTCACCCAGACTCGATCTAATCCGCCACTAATCAGGTGATGTTGCAGGTTAGCATCAAGTTCTGGATAGTCTTGATGTTTGTGCATACCACGAGTTTCTTTACGTTCAATGGCACTGCTATACATCCATCGTGCTGTGGCTACCATTGCCGTAGCTTCTCGCGCCCGGATTAGCTCTTTATCTGATGTTACCTGGCTACTGCGGAGTTCTTGCCAAAGATAATTTAGCTTACCCAAAGACTCAGTTAAGCCTTGTTCTGTACGGAAATAGTTCTTTTCGTAAGGGAATACTTCGGCTTGGACTGCCTGAATAATTTCATCAGTTGCCAAGGTTTGAGAGCGATCGCTCCCACTCTGTAATCCTACCTCTCCAACACCCTTAACATGGCGTTTAGTTTTGTATTCTCCCAGACTGCGGCTATATTCGGCAGCCGATTTCCCCGACCAATAGCCAGAAGATATTGCCCAAGCCGCGTTGTGACTACCACCGCCAGTAAATCCGCCACAAATCAGTTCCCGTGTAGCGGCATCTCCAGCCGCATAGAGTCCCCGTACAGAACTGGCACAACTCTCATCTACAATCCGAATTCCACCCGTACCGTGCACAGTTCCTTCTAGGCGCAGAGTCACAGGAAAACGTTGAGTAAATGGATCGATACCTGCACGGTCAAAGGGTAAAAAGAAGTTGGGCTGTGCTAAACGCATAGATGGCCGCATCGATTCTGCCGCTTTGTCTATGATGGCGTAAACTGGCTGTTGTAGTAATGTCTGAGCAATTACTGACCGTCTATGAGAACTTGCCCCCGGAATCACAGTACCGTCTTCGTAGGTGAAGGTTGCCCAATTATAAAACAGGGTTTTGGTGACTGAAGAAAAGGCGGGAGAGATGCCGTAAGCATTGGAAAATTCCATACCCGACATCTCGGCTCCAGCTTCTGCCGCCATCAGATAACCATCCCCTGTCAGGACGTTGCATCCTAACGCTTTACTGAGAAACGCACAGCCACCAGTTGCGATAATTGTGGACTGCGATCGCACTATCCATTTACTACCTGTCTGACGGTTCACACCTGTTGCACCAGCAACAGCATCATCGTCATCTACCAGTAGTTCTAAGGCGGGGCTGTTATCTAAAATCTTGACTCCTGCCCGTTGAATTTGTCGCCGCATCAGCCGCATATACTCAGGCCCTTGCAGCGATCGCCGGTAGGGTTTGCCTTCATCGTCGGTAGGGAAGGGATAACCCCACTCTGCTAACTGATTGACGTTTGCATAGGTCCGATCCAGTACTCGATCCATCCAATTGCGATCGGACAAAAACCCACCCAATGATTCCCGACTCGCCTTTGCAGTTTCTCGTGCTTCTGGATCGGGTGGCACATACCACACACCATTACCAGATGCCGCAGCACATCCAGTCGTACCACAGTATCCTTTGTCTACGAGGATAACTCTAGCTCCACTTGATGCAGCACTCCAAGCCGCCCAAGTTCCAGCTGGCCCGCCTCCAATCACAAGCACATCTGCTTCTAAGTCGAGTTCAAAATCGGTTGTTAACGTCTTCAGCATTTACAATTTTCCCCCATCGATAAAGTCTTAAGCATCAAGTTTTCACCCCATCGATGCTGCAAAATATTCAGAAATCTGTTTGCCCATTTACTTGAGGACTTCTCAGTAGCCTCGATTTATGGCTTTTTAAGCCAGACAAACTTAAATACTTTAACTCGATCAATAAACCGTAGTTTTTGACATAACAAAGCTTTTCACAGTTTGAGGTAAAAAGCAAGTATTTTAACAAATTCAAATGTAAATTTATCAAAACAGAATTTAGGAGTCAGAATGGATTCTGTACAACTAGCAGATAGCGAACCCGCGAATGGTAAAAATATTTTAAGAATCCTCATCCCTTTTAGAGTAGGGAGCCTCAACTAGTTTGTCGGCATTATTTGTTGAATTAGAGGATTTGGGATAGAAGCCACCTACCTCTGCCAAAGTATAAAGGGGTCTAGCTTTAACTTCTTCATAGATACGCCCTATATATTCGCCTAAGATGCCAACACTGACTAACTGCACAGATCCGAGAAAGAAAATTGCCATCAAAATAATCGTGAACCCAGTTAAAGGTGAATGGGGGAGAAAAAGCCGCCAATACAAGATTAATAAAGCCATGAAGATGGCTGCCGCCGCCGCTATTAAGCCTAAGTAAGTTGATAACCGCAGTGGCACTATTGAAAAGGATACTAGACCATTAATGGCAAGGGCCAAGGATTTGCTAAAAGTGTATTTAACTTCCCCAGCAAAGCGGGGATCGCGCTCAAATCGAATTGCCGTTTGCTGAAAGCCAACCCAAGAACGCAGACCACGAATATAGCGGGTGCGTTCTGGCATAGAATTGAGAATATCTACGATTTGTCGATCCATTAAACAAAAATCACCAGTATCAGTAGGAATATCTACATCTGCAAGCTTCTTGAGGAGGCGATAAAAGGAGTAGGCAGTAAAACGTTTAAACCATCCTTCCTTGAGGCGTTGAGTGCGTTGAGCGTAGACGACCTGATAGCCTTGTCGCCATTTTTCAATCATGTCTGGGATTAGTTCTGGCGGATCTTGTAAGTCAGCATCAAGGATGATAATAACTTGACCTCGAACAAAATTGAGACCGGCAGTAACTGCAATTTGATGACCAAAGTTACGAGCAAAGCTCAGGTAGCAAATGCGTGGGTCTTTTTGATGGAGTTCTCGCAGTAGTTGTAAGGAGCGATCGCGGCTACCATCATTGATTAAAATTAATTCGACAAGACCATCTAGCCGATTCATTACTGCACTTAGTCTGCGGTATAGTTCGGGTATAATTTCTTCTTCGTTATAAATTGGAACAATCAATGAATACTTTGGTAGCATCTAGGAATTCCGTTTAATTTTGCAACAGCCAAGCTGACAGACTGCTTCTCATGATAAAGGGTTTGGTTCTCAGTATACTTAGCAAGATTCAAGTCATATTGTTATAGTTTATTTATTCTTTGGGTTGATGTCATCTGAAGATTCAGATTCTTTAAGGCTTTCTACAGCTTTTTTAGGAAAAGTTCGACGATGGCGATACCAAGTAGACCCTGCTACCAGTATTCCAGTTAAACCCAAAGCGAGTACTAGCGGCAAAAAATCACCTGTTTTGACTGCTTTCAAACCAGAACTACCTAGTAGTACAAAAGGTAAGACACTAGGAACAGTACCAAGTGTTGTGCCTATAACATAATCTTTAAAGCTAATCGAAGTCAGTCCAGCAACAAAGTTTACTAAGCCATAAGGCATGATTGGTACTAGTCGGATGGCAAACATATAAAAAAGTCCTCCACGCCGTACCTCAGCATCCATAGCTTGCCAGCGTCCTGCTAGTCGTTTTGCAACTGTTTGCCGTCCAATGGTTCTAGTAAAAACGAAAGCAATTATTGCGGCAATTATTGCTCCAACACTAGTCCAGAAAGTACCCAGCCAAGGGCCAAAAATTGCACCTCCAGTTAAATTCAACACTGTTGAGGGCAGAACTAACATAGTTGCCACAACATACAAAGCAACATAAATAATCGGTGCCCAGATACCAGAAGATTTCAGCAAAGCCTGAATTTGTGCTGGTTCAATGCCGCCAATCAGATATACTGCTATACCAGTTGCAATTATGCAACTCAGTGTGAGTAGTAAAATACCAGTTTTCAAGTTCCACACTAGAACTCTACTCCTACTTTTTTTGTAACACAAGCCATCTTTCGCAAATATCCCTTTTAATTAACTCGCATAAACGAGTCAAAAACGAAATGTCCTCAAGATGTTTTTCACAGCCGGAAGAATCTTGAGAACAGTTAAGTTTTTGACAATCCATTATAAGGATATGCGAGTGTAGCGATATTTGTTTAGTCTGGGGAGTGTCAACAAAGAGGAAAGGGGGCAGGGGACAATGGGCAGGGGAACAAGGGGCATGGGGCATCGAAAAGAGACATAGGAGACAAGGAAGAGGGGGGAGACAAGGGAGAAACTTGAATAATTCTCCCCTTATCCTCCCTGCTCCCCTGCTCGCCCTGCTCCCCTGCCCCCTTGCCTCTTCGGCCAAAGTTCTACATTACTAGAAAACCTAAGTTTTCCCGATTAAAACCTAAAGACAGTACGAACCCAAGCAAATAAACTATCAGGATTGCTGGCATCAGAGTCCGGTGCAGTAATCCAGATCAAACCCGGTGTCACCTCAATATTATCTCCGATTTTATATTGGTAAAATGCCTCAACGTGCAAGGAGGTATCTTTGTCTGCTTGTCCAGCACCTGCTCCCAAATTTACACTTTGACTGAGCCTAGTAAGTTTCGGCTCCATACCAACTAAAATCCCCCCTAAAGCACCCTCACTAAACAGATCCGGGAATGCTAGTCCTACGGCCCAATCCATTGCACTACCATCACCGCGCCCTAAATAGCGGTGCGCTCCATAACTTATCCACCCATTAATTGCCAACTTGGAATTAACTTGATAGAACGCTTGTAGACCATAAAGATTGGCTACAGTTCCCGCTCCAGGTACGGTGCTGTTTACCAGGTTACTACCGACTGCTGGGCCGAAGTTTGTTCCACTTAGACCTTGGGTATTTGCTGGACTATAAGTATTGACGTAAGTTGCCGCCACCCGAAAATTTCGATTAGAGGAGTAGTAGATTATCTGTGCC
The Nostoc punctiforme PCC 73102 genome window above contains:
- a CDS encoding ABC transporter substrate-binding protein: MLSFKVGTGSISKNKFTSRLSTSVACILLLLTTACSQDKTKSAQSIEAINVNNAVASNNISTLRIGYVGNSEPTGSLGWAKKKGILDRELQKAGFKNITFARFPNGPNLNEALVAGQLDVGSLGDTPAIVLKARGQETRLLRISQFNTTAWLVAKKNGPRSLAELKGQKIATKKGSYMHRYLLGLLAEAKIAKDVKVVHLMTTEAKAALERGDVAAYATSSDMGPYLKSQGFPVIDSSANHQGLSGTSLVVATESFLVKQPDFPEKFNAILT
- a CDS encoding 4Fe-4S dicluster domain-containing protein, yielding MIELVSESRCIKCNICVNICPTNVFDRIADAPPTIARQSDCQTCYMCELYCPVDALYVAPESDVTASVNEAELAQVGLLGSYREKIGWGHKRTSTAKADQTFQILKQMK
- a CDS encoding FAD-dependent oxidoreductase yields the protein MLKTLTTDFELDLEADVLVIGGGPAGTWAAWSAASSGARVILVDKGYCGTTGCAAASGNGVWYVPPDPEARETAKASRESLGGFLSDRNWMDRVLDRTYANVNQLAEWGYPFPTDDEGKPYRRSLQGPEYMRLMRRQIQRAGVKILDNSPALELLVDDDDAVAGATGVNRQTGSKWIVRSQSTIIATGGCAFLSKALGCNVLTGDGYLMAAEAGAEMSGMEFSNAYGISPAFSSVTKTLFYNWATFTYEDGTVIPGASSHRRSVIAQTLLQQPVYAIIDKAAESMRPSMRLAQPNFFLPFDRAGIDPFTQRFPVTLRLEGTVHGTGGIRIVDESCASSVRGLYAAGDAATRELICGGFTGGGSHNAAWAISSGYWSGKSAAEYSRSLGEYKTKRHVKGVGEVGLQSGSDRSQTLATDEIIQAVQAEVFPYEKNYFRTEQGLTESLGKLNYLWQELRSSQVTSDKELIRAREATAMVATARWMYSSAIERKETRGMHKHQDYPELDANLQHHLISGGLDRVWVKNQPLSTEKPLSKIGAAV
- a CDS encoding glycosyltransferase family 2 protein, whose amino-acid sequence is MLPKYSLIVPIYNEEEIIPELYRRLSAVMNRLDGLVELILINDGSRDRSLQLLRELHQKDPRICYLSFARNFGHQIAVTAGLNFVRGQVIIILDADLQDPPELIPDMIEKWRQGYQVVYAQRTQRLKEGWFKRFTAYSFYRLLKKLADVDIPTDTGDFCLMDRQIVDILNSMPERTRYIRGLRSWVGFQQTAIRFERDPRFAGEVKYTFSKSLALAINGLVSFSIVPLRLSTYLGLIAAAAAIFMALLILYWRLFLPHSPLTGFTIILMAIFFLGSVQLVSVGILGEYIGRIYEEVKARPLYTLAEVGGFYPKSSNSTNNADKLVEAPYSKRDEDS
- a CDS encoding TVP38/TMEM64 family protein, giving the protein MWNLKTGILLLTLSCIIATGIAVYLIGGIEPAQIQALLKSSGIWAPIIYVALYVVATMLVLPSTVLNLTGGAIFGPWLGTFWTSVGAIIAAIIAFVFTRTIGRQTVAKRLAGRWQAMDAEVRRGGLFYMFAIRLVPIMPYGLVNFVAGLTSISFKDYVIGTTLGTVPSVLPFVLLGSSGLKAVKTGDFLPLVLALGLTGILVAGSTWYRHRRTFPKKAVESLKESESSDDINPKNK